A stretch of Rutidosis leptorrhynchoides isolate AG116_Rl617_1_P2 unplaced genomic scaffold, CSIRO_AGI_Rlap_v1 contig466, whole genome shotgun sequence DNA encodes these proteins:
- the LOC139883879 gene encoding probable pectinesterase/pectinesterase inhibitor 21, with the protein MGYSDDGGSKKKLTIIGVCSLILVAMVVAVAYGVHGNAEHTQKDGTSSGSGEISTSKKMIKNLCQPTEYKKTCEDSLNSAHPNTTDPKELIRIGFKLAMKSIDQAIKNSTALKKITEDPRAKDALNACKTLMNDSIFELKNSFDKMADFDLHDFEDLMEDVQMWLTSSYTYQDTCLDQFENTTGESGEKMKKILKTSMELTNNAFSMVDGLRSFVSSLNISSFSRRLLTLQNGSSPSWAQRRLVQVNPATLKPDVIVAKDGSGKYTTINEALKDIPLKNTKPFTIFVKAGIYAEYVTFTKDMDNVYLVGEGATTTIITGDRNFLDGITTVHTPTVAVLGKHFMAKDIGFENSAGPKKHQAVALRVAGDFSIFYKCTMYGYQDTLYVHAGRQFYRDCTVYGTIDFVFGNGAIVMQNCKFIIRKPLENQACMVTAHGRKERTVHTGLVIQDSTITGEPDYMLVKDVNKAYLGRPWKIYSRTVIMNTNIDSVIAPEGWFPWAGDVGLNSCFYAEYNNSGAGAAQVGRVTWKGVKKLTAAQVQKYTAEVFLRGDRWVKLSRVPYKPGM; encoded by the exons atggggTACAGCGATGATGGTGGTAGCAAGAAGAAGCTTACCATTATTGGCGTCTGTTCCTTGATTCTTGTCGCTATGGTCGTAGCCGTCGCATATGGCGTACATGGAAATGCGGAGCACACACAAAAGGATGGCACAAGCTCAGGTTCAGGAGAGATCTCAACTTCAAAGAAAATGATAAAAAACCTTTGCCAACCAACCGAATACAAAAAGACTTGTGAGGACAGTCTCAACTCAGCCCACCCGAATACGACCGATCCTAAAGAGCTCATTAGGATTGGGTTCAAGCTGGCGATGAAATCAATTGACCAAGCCATTAAGAACTCCACGGCTCTCAAAAAGATAACCGAGGATCCTAGAGCGAAAGATGCTCTCAATGCTTGCAAAACCCTAATGAATGACTCTATCTTTGAGTTGAAGAATTCGTTCGACAAGATGGCCGATTTTGACCTTCATGACTTCGAAGACTTGATGGAGGATGTTCAGATGTGGCTCACTTCATCATACACTTACCAAGATACCTGTTTGGATCAATTCGAGAACACGACTGGCGAATCCGGTGAGAAGATGAAGAAAATCCTAAAGACTTCCATGGAGCTTACGAACAATGCTTTTTCTATGGTGGATGGACTCCGCTCGTTCGTCTCGAGCTTGAACATCTCGAGTTTCAGCCGTAGGCTTCTTACGTTGCAGAACGGATCTTCTCCTTCGTGGGCCCAGCGAAGGCTGGTACAGGTTAATCCTGCAACTCTAAAGCCGGATGTGATTGTTGCCAAGGACGGAAGTGGAAAGTATACGACCATCAACGAGGCCCTTAAGGACATTCCTTTGAAAAATACCAAGCCTTTTACGATTTTTGTCAAGGCCGGAATCTATGCCGAGTATGTGACATTTACTAAGGATATGGATAATGTATATTTGGTCGGAGAAGGCGCTACAACCACGATAATTACCGGTGATAGGAATTTCTTGGACGGAATCACCACCGTGCATACCCCCACCGTTG CTGTGCTAGGAAAACACTTCATGGCTAAAGACATAGGATTTGAGAACAGTGCAGGGCCCAAGAAACACCAAGCTGTGGCTCTCCGTGTGGCAGGCGACTTTTCAATCTTCTACAAGTGCACAATGTACGGTTACCAAGACACACTCTACGTGCACGCCGGCCGCCAATTCTACCGAGATTGCACCGTCTACGGAACCATAGACTTCGTCTTCGGTAATGGAGCGATAGTGATGCAGAATTGCAAATTCATCATTAGGAAACCTCTAGAGAATCAGGCATGCATGGTGACAGCTCACGGAAGGAAAGAAAGGACCGTGCACACGGGGCTAGTGATCCAAGACAGCACGATCACTggcgagcctgattacatgttggTCAAAGATGTTAACAAGGCATACCTAGGAAGACCCTGGAAAATCTATTCTAGGACGGTGATCATGAATACAAATATCGATAGCGTGATCGCCCCAGAAGGATGGTTCCCTTGGGCCGGAGATGTTGGTCTTAACAGCTGTTTCTACGCCGAGTATAACAATTCGGGGGCAGGAGCCGCTCAGGTTGGTAGAGTGACGTGGAAGGGAGTTAAGAAACTAACGGCTGCCCAAGTTCAAAAGTACACAGCTGAGGTTTTCCTAAGAGGTGATAGATGGGTTAAATTGTCCCGCGTGCCGTATAAACCGGGAATGTAA